In the genome of Bradyrhizobium ottawaense, the window GGCAGGGCGGCCCTTCTGAAGCGCCTGGAGCAACTGGCCGATGGTCTCGCGGTCGTCATTGGCGGCGCGGCGCGAAGAGCGCGGCTCCTCGACCGGGTCGAACACGGTCGAGCGTTCGTTGGCGGCAGGGCGCGGCTCGAAGCTCGGCTCGTCGAAGATCGGGGGCGGCGGCGCCACCGAAGGCGCGGTTTCGTTGCGCATCGCGGCGTTGCGGCTGGTGTCGGCAGCCGTGTCGCTGATGTTCAGGGCTTCCTGGATCGCAGAAAGCGCAACTTCTGTGGGGTCTTTGACCTTTTTCGGAGTGTTCGCCATGTTCAGTCCGAGCCCTCGTTACTTGTACGCGTCCCCCCGCGAGCCCTGCGCGCTACGCAAGCCCACAGACCGGATCATGCCGCTTGCGCGGATCTCCGAGCCGTCCCCACCCGGACGGCTTGTCCGCCAATTTCCGCAACATCCTATTGGCAGAGCGTCGCGAATGAAATGCCCGCGATTAAGACAATCTTAATCATCGTTAACAGGATCGCGCCGTAACGCCTTAGCAATAAATGCAATTCTCCACTGGACTCGGCCGATTGCGGCAACTTTTCGTCAATAATCCGGCGGAACTGCGTTCAAGACCCCCAACATTTCGTTAACCATTTCCATGCTTGGGTGAGGCGAACTCACCGCCGAACCGGCGGAACCGTCGCGCGATGCCGGGGCCTGCGCCATGACGCCTGAACTGCAACGGATGGACTGGATGCCCTCGCCCCCGCTTGCACCCATCGACAGCCCGCTCGACCTCGACCATCTCTCCCGGATGACGCTCGGCGATGCGGATCTGGAACAGGAAGTGCTCGCCATGTTCGCCGAGCAGGCTGTCCGCCTGATCGCGGCGATGGCGGCGCTGCCGGCCGAAACCGGCGCATTGGCCCACAAGCTCAAGGGCTCGGCCCGCGGGGTCGGCGCCTTTGCGGTGGCTGATGCCGCAGCAAGCCTGGAGATCGCGGTCCAGACCGGCCATGACCAGCGCCACGCCCTCGCCGCGCTGAAGGAGGCAGTGACCGAGGCCCGTGCCGCCATCGAGGCGATGCTGAAGCCTTGAGGCCACGCGGCCGAGCCGGACTCTAGTCTCTTGTTTTGACGCGTTTTCTTCCCGCAAAGCGGGATTCACTTCGGCTG includes:
- a CDS encoding Hpt domain-containing protein, with translation MTPELQRMDWMPSPPLAPIDSPLDLDHLSRMTLGDADLEQEVLAMFAEQAVRLIAAMAALPAETGALAHKLKGSARGVGAFAVADAAASLEIAVQTGHDQRHALAALKEAVTEARAAIEAMLKP